The DNA sequence ATCACGCGCAGGCCCAGGGGCATGTAGTTGTAGATGCCGCCCGCCAACTTGCGGATCATGCCTGCGCGGGTCATCAATTGATGACTGGCGATTTCGGCTTCGGCCGGCGCTTCCTTGAGCGTGCTGATATGGAACTGCGATGCGCGCATTGCGTTGCTCACGAGAGTAAATGTGGGTTCGGCCCCCTCGGGCCTATAATCGACTCAATTGTATGAGAATCGCTGGGGTGGCTCATGCTTGACCGCGAAGGTTACCGTCCCAACGTCGGCATCATCCTCGTGAATCAACGTAACGAGGTCTTTTGGGGCAAGCGAATCAACGAACACTCCTGGCAGTTTCCGCAGGGGGGCATCAAGCACGGTGAAAGCCCTGCGCAAGCCATGTTCCGCGAGCTCTATGAAGAAGTGGGCTTGAAGCCCGAGCATGTCCGTATCTTGGGAAGAACGCGAGACTGGTTACGCTATAACGTGCCCGATCATTTCGTCAGACGCGAATGGAGAGGGCACTACAAGGGGCAAAAACAGATCTGGTTCCT is a window from the Pigmentiphaga litoralis genome containing:
- a CDS encoding RNA pyrophosphohydrolase — translated: MLDREGYRPNVGIILVNQRNEVFWGKRINEHSWQFPQGGIKHGESPAQAMFRELYEEVGLKPEHVRILGRTRDWLRYNVPDHFVRREWRGHYKGQKQIWFLLRMLGRDCDVCLRASTHPEFDAWRWSDYWVPLDAVIEFKRDVYTLALNELSLVLFRRSHETRYLRQHVGTHRRTQTEEQPLLKSGAPEIE